A stretch of the Candidatus Krumholzibacteriota bacterium genome encodes the following:
- a CDS encoding OmpA family protein, whose product MRTVLRLFLILAIVTFFAGVVNAQASWDGTAGLLKVHEAGTVGKGKLVFSFGSSYYRRYGVTLMPTPGSYYYSATGTDPEVNYNFFVSKAVLTLGLSDYVELAASLDVRNWIMVVPDEFSNSSFETLYRGGLGDTKLLGKLCMPMPTDRFRMGLLAAVNFPTGNKERNFTTDEIDFGIKGLFTLDLTDIESFVPTKLHINLGYQFNRNEANGYGILNTDNPNISGFYPPAYPAVPEGASDNFNDLFQFGTGVEFILKDTRLFVEFSWDEFLKADYEDGYGAIYTNKNIYTITPGISYVTPKGAGILAGIDINLNSEDNWPISDPPDWMAYLGFSVGGFVLAQDSDKDGIEDKVDKCADQPEDFDGFEDDDGCPDLDNDADGIQDQVDQCPDLAEDFDGFEDEDGCPDLDNDGDGIPDIEDRCPSEPEDFDGFEDSDGCPDIIQDSDNDGVADDQDKCPLKPEDLDGFQDEDGCPDLDNDLDGILDVNDQCPMETETFNGYMDEDGCPDERPIEAKFILRGVNFESGSASLTPDSYAVLDQVVKSLMAYPEVKVEVRGYTDSVGSWETNLRLSEKRAESVKHYLINSGIMADRVLAKGYGEADPVSSNKTAAGRAENRRIEFHRLN is encoded by the coding sequence ATGAGGACAGTTTTGCGTTTGTTTCTGATTCTGGCAATTGTAACATTTTTTGCCGGAGTGGTAAATGCTCAGGCATCGTGGGATGGAACAGCCGGGCTTCTTAAGGTGCATGAAGCCGGTACGGTTGGAAAGGGTAAGCTCGTCTTCAGCTTCGGTTCGTCATACTACAGAAGGTATGGAGTGACCCTGATGCCGACTCCGGGGAGCTATTATTACAGCGCCACTGGAACAGATCCCGAAGTCAATTATAATTTCTTCGTGTCAAAAGCAGTTCTGACTCTGGGGCTTAGCGACTATGTCGAACTGGCCGCGTCACTTGATGTGCGAAACTGGATCATGGTCGTCCCGGATGAATTTTCAAATTCATCGTTCGAGACGCTCTACCGAGGAGGGCTTGGAGACACAAAGCTTCTTGGGAAACTTTGCATGCCGATGCCGACCGATAGATTCAGGATGGGTCTGCTCGCCGCGGTGAATTTCCCGACAGGAAACAAGGAAAGGAATTTTACGACCGATGAGATAGATTTCGGGATAAAAGGCCTTTTTACTCTGGATCTGACCGATATTGAGAGCTTTGTCCCAACCAAACTGCACATCAACCTCGGCTATCAGTTCAACAGGAATGAAGCGAACGGGTATGGAATATTAAATACCGATAATCCCAATATCAGTGGATTCTACCCTCCGGCATATCCAGCCGTCCCCGAGGGAGCTTCCGATAATTTCAACGATCTCTTCCAGTTCGGGACCGGTGTCGAGTTCATTCTGAAAGACACGAGATTATTCGTTGAATTCTCGTGGGATGAATTCCTCAAGGCGGACTATGAAGATGGGTATGGCGCAATATACACTAACAAGAATATCTATACGATCACTCCGGGAATATCATACGTCACTCCCAAGGGTGCCGGTATCCTGGCGGGAATAGATATCAATCTCAATTCAGAGGACAACTGGCCGATATCCGATCCACCTGACTGGATGGCCTATCTCGGTTTCTCAGTCGGCGGGTTCGTTCTTGCGCAGGATAGCGACAAGGACGGAATAGAGGATAAAGTCGACAAATGTGCCGATCAGCCTGAGGATTTCGACGGTTTCGAGGATGATGACGGATGTCCCGACCTTGATAACGATGCCGATGGTATCCAGGACCAGGTCGATCAATGTCCCGATCTGGCTGAGGATTTCGATGGATTCGAAGATGAGGATGGATGTCCCGATCTCGATAACGACGGTGACGGGATCCCTGACATAGAAGACAGGTGTCCAAGCGAACCGGAAGATTTCGATGGTTTTGAGGACAGCGATGGATGTCCCGATATCATACAGGATTCAGATAATGATGGTGTAGCCGATGATCAGGACAAGTGTCCGTTAAAACCTGAGGACCTTGATGGATTCCAGGACGAGGATGGATGTCCCGATCTTGATAACGATCTCGACGGGATACTCGACGTAAACGATCAGTGTCCGATGGAGACGGAAACATTTAATGGCTATATGGATGAGGATGGATGTCCGGATGAACGTCCTATTGAGGCAAAATTCATTCTACGAGGAGTAAATTTTGAAAGCGGTTCTGCTTCACTGACCCCCGATTCGTACGCGGTTCTTGACCAGGTCGTCAAATCTCTGATGGCATATCCGGAGGTCAAGGTCGAGGTCCGGGGATATACGGACAGCGTCGGAAGCTGGGAGACAAATCTACGGCTCTCGGAGAAACGGGCGGAATCGGTTAAGCATTATCTTATTAATTCAGGCATAATGGCAGACAGGGTGCTGGCGAAGGGTTACGGCGAAGCTGATCCTGTCTCGTCGAACAAGACCGCCGCGGGAAGGGCTGAAAACAGAAGGATCGAGTTCCACAGGTTGAATTAG
- the mazG gene encoding nucleoside triphosphate pyrophosphohydrolase: MPIFSISYIFAHMNNESRTAREIEALRSTLRKLRGDGGCPWDREQSLDDIISYLIDEAYELLHAEKSGDPDLLEEEFGDVIFLMIFIHELILEKREIPLDEVISRVHKKIISRHPHVFGSSSASDCGESIAEWERIKRNEKNNKGDFPLLSDIPPDLPPVRKAFSIQKKAAGIGFDWPDHGGVIEKLHEEIEELQLAIESGDKKMIKDEIGDIFFTTVNLARKLNIDSESAIAGSSEKFIRRFTAMEKRAKENGLSFESMTLEELEAIWQKSK, translated from the coding sequence TTGCCAATTTTTTCAATATCGTATATATTCGCTCACATGAACAATGAATCCCGTACTGCCAGAGAGATCGAAGCGCTTCGTTCCACCCTCCGCAAACTGAGAGGCGACGGAGGATGTCCGTGGGACAGGGAACAATCTCTCGATGATATCATCTCGTATCTTATCGATGAAGCTTATGAATTGCTTCACGCTGAAAAATCAGGTGATCCTGATCTTCTCGAAGAAGAATTCGGAGATGTGATATTTCTGATGATATTCATCCATGAACTGATCCTTGAGAAAAGAGAGATACCACTCGATGAAGTTATCTCCAGGGTCCATAAAAAGATCATTTCCAGGCATCCACACGTATTCGGATCAAGCAGCGCCTCCGATTGTGGAGAAAGTATCGCTGAGTGGGAAAGAATAAAAAGAAACGAGAAAAATAATAAAGGAGATTTTCCCCTTCTATCTGATATACCACCGGATCTTCCTCCGGTAAGAAAAGCTTTCTCAATACAGAAGAAGGCCGCTGGTATCGGATTCGACTGGCCGGATCACGGCGGTGTCATAGAAAAGCTTCATGAGGAGATCGAAGAACTTCAACTGGCGATAGAATCCGGTGATAAGAAGATGATAAAGGATGAGATCGGGGATATTTTCTTCACCACTGTCAATCTCGCGCGAAAACTCAACATCGATTCGGAAAGCGCTATTGCCGGATCTTCAGAGAAATTCATCAGAAGATTCACTGCTATGGAAAAGAGAGCGAAGGAAAATGGGCTTTCATTCGAATCAATGACACTGGAAGAACTGGAAGCGATCTGGCAAAAGTCAAAATAG
- the uvrA gene encoding excinuclease ABC subunit UvrA codes for MKKIIITGARQHNLNNIDLELPHRKIIAITGVSGSGKSSLAFDTIYAEGQRRYIESLSTYARQFIEKLDRPDLDSISGISPTIAIRQRNTVTSSRSTVGTATEIYDYLRLLFARIGRTVCPECGLEVRRWSPSEAAGEIVSAFHGKRIFLLVPGEMIDASKWKSRIAYLSSRGFTRLYLGGELFRIEEIDPLHCDGRKADLLLDRLVASETNRTRISEAIETAYRENDGVIEVAEAEGDGTRRFSSAPSCSECGKNFEQLTPILFSFNSPYGACPECKGFGDKMDFSEELIIPDDKKSLRERAVDPWSRERFDHFHNKMMGFCLDNDIPTDIPWRDLSDESRSMIIDGGKAFSGVIPFLERMKEKNYKKGHRFFTRRYMGLSRCRSCHGSRLRKEAGFVRFSGRKISDLAALIPSKILSVLNGHEFTPLEKEVSKDIVYELNSRLGFMIDVGLGYLSLDRLTKTLSGGEAQRINLANSLGANLVDTLYVLDEPSVGMHAADNEKLINVMVKLRDLGNTVLVVEHDPDIIMASDHLVDLGPGPGREGGRVLFNGPISEAAKTPHGESKTLEYLFNIDDVERPVKKAGDRRKSRGEIGLSGISMHNLKDLQVNIPLGNLVAVTGVSGSGKSTLIVDVLYRLLSARSGRPHSNSRQRLELSGKIDRVLLVDQSPIGSSPRSNPVTYIKGFSHIRELFATQRKSILRGYQPGRFSFNKTGGRCSKCQGMGYRRVEMHFMADVFVPCEVCEGRRYNRDTLEVEYKGKNISDVLDMTVDEAIMFFDELPHLGEKLWVLSKTGLGYLKLGQPSNTLSGGEAQRIKIARELTESKGLNNLYIMDEPTTGLHVSDIARLLRILDELVDAGHSVIVIEHNMDLILWSDHIIDMGPGGGEEGGNIVATGTVDLVVKSKGSLTGRYLGEYLSKFRRED; via the coding sequence ATGAAGAAGATCATTATAACTGGAGCCCGGCAGCATAATCTGAACAATATCGATCTTGAACTTCCGCACAGGAAGATCATCGCGATAACGGGCGTTTCAGGTTCCGGGAAATCCTCTCTTGCATTCGATACGATATATGCGGAGGGACAGAGGCGATATATCGAATCTCTGTCAACCTATGCGCGCCAGTTCATCGAGAAACTCGACAGGCCTGATCTGGACTCGATCTCCGGAATTAGCCCCACAATCGCTATCCGCCAGAGAAACACAGTAACCAGTTCGAGGTCGACTGTCGGTACCGCGACAGAGATATATGATTACCTCAGGCTTCTTTTCGCGAGGATCGGCAGGACCGTCTGCCCGGAATGCGGTTTAGAGGTCAGGAGATGGTCGCCATCTGAAGCTGCCGGAGAGATCGTGAGTGCTTTTCATGGAAAAAGGATATTTCTCCTTGTTCCCGGTGAAATGATCGACGCATCAAAGTGGAAATCGAGGATCGCCTATCTTTCTTCAAGAGGATTTACAAGGTTGTATCTTGGTGGCGAACTTTTCAGGATAGAAGAGATCGATCCGCTGCATTGCGACGGAAGGAAGGCCGATCTTCTTCTCGACAGGCTTGTTGCTTCAGAGACTAACAGGACAAGGATATCGGAGGCTATAGAGACGGCATACCGCGAGAATGATGGTGTAATAGAGGTGGCCGAAGCGGAAGGGGATGGGACCAGAAGATTCAGTTCCGCTCCATCCTGCTCTGAATGCGGAAAGAATTTCGAACAGTTGACCCCGATCCTGTTTTCATTCAACAGCCCTTATGGAGCATGTCCAGAATGCAAAGGGTTCGGGGATAAGATGGATTTTTCTGAAGAACTTATAATCCCCGACGATAAAAAATCACTCAGGGAAAGAGCTGTCGACCCATGGAGCCGGGAGAGATTCGATCACTTTCATAACAAGATGATGGGATTTTGTCTCGATAACGATATTCCTACAGATATTCCCTGGAGGGACCTTTCAGATGAATCGAGATCCATGATCATCGATGGAGGGAAAGCTTTTTCAGGAGTCATCCCTTTTCTGGAAAGAATGAAGGAGAAAAATTACAAAAAAGGTCACAGGTTCTTTACCAGAAGATATATGGGATTAAGCAGGTGCCGTTCATGCCATGGTAGCAGGCTCAGAAAAGAAGCGGGTTTTGTCCGGTTCAGCGGGCGGAAAATAAGTGATCTGGCGGCATTGATCCCTTCGAAGATCCTGTCAGTGTTGAACGGGCATGAATTTACGCCGCTGGAAAAGGAAGTGTCGAAAGATATTGTCTACGAACTGAATTCAAGGCTCGGGTTTATGATAGACGTGGGGCTTGGATACCTTTCTCTGGACAGGTTGACGAAGACACTGTCGGGTGGCGAAGCGCAGAGGATAAATCTTGCAAATTCACTGGGAGCCAACCTGGTCGACACGCTATATGTCCTCGATGAACCGTCAGTCGGGATGCATGCTGCCGATAATGAGAAATTGATCAATGTGATGGTAAAATTGAGAGATCTTGGAAACACCGTCCTGGTTGTTGAACATGATCCGGATATCATAATGGCCTCGGACCATCTTGTGGACCTGGGTCCCGGACCTGGTAGGGAAGGAGGCAGGGTCCTTTTCAACGGTCCGATATCAGAAGCAGCGAAAACTCCTCATGGAGAATCGAAGACCCTGGAGTATCTGTTCAACATCGATGACGTCGAACGGCCGGTGAAAAAAGCGGGTGACAGGAGAAAAAGCAGGGGAGAGATCGGGCTGAGCGGAATATCTATGCACAATCTTAAGGATCTGCAAGTCAATATTCCCCTTGGCAACCTTGTCGCTGTTACAGGTGTTTCAGGCTCCGGAAAAAGCACGCTTATAGTCGATGTGCTGTACAGGCTTCTCTCCGCCAGATCGGGCAGGCCTCATTCCAATTCTCGCCAGAGACTCGAACTTTCCGGAAAGATAGACAGAGTACTTCTTGTAGACCAGTCACCGATAGGGTCCTCTCCAAGATCTAATCCGGTGACTTATATCAAAGGGTTCTCCCATATCAGGGAACTGTTCGCGACGCAGAGAAAATCGATTTTACGAGGTTATCAGCCGGGAAGATTCAGTTTCAACAAGACGGGTGGACGATGTTCAAAATGCCAGGGTATGGGATATAGAAGAGTAGAGATGCATTTCATGGCAGACGTTTTTGTCCCGTGTGAGGTGTGTGAGGGACGCAGGTATAACAGGGATACCCTCGAAGTGGAGTACAAAGGTAAGAATATCAGTGATGTCCTTGATATGACGGTCGATGAAGCTATCATGTTCTTTGATGAGCTTCCCCATCTCGGAGAGAAGCTCTGGGTCCTCTCAAAAACCGGATTGGGGTACCTTAAACTGGGCCAGCCTTCAAACACTCTTTCCGGGGGAGAGGCGCAGAGGATAAAGATCGCCAGGGAACTGACCGAATCAAAAGGATTGAACAATCTGTACATAATGGATGAACCGACGACAGGGCTCCATGTCAGTGATATAGCCAGGTTACTTCGAATCCTTGACGAACTTGTCGACGCGGGGCATTCTGTCATAGTAATAGAACATAACATGGATCTTATATTATGGTCCGACCATATTATCGACATGGGTCCCGGAGGGGGAGAAGAAGGAGGAAATATCGTAGCCACTGGAACTGTCGATCTTGTCGTAAAATCAAAGGGTTCTTTGACTGGCAGGTACCTCGGCGAGTACCTGTCGAAATTCAGACGGGAGGATTAG
- the galE gene encoding UDP-glucose 4-epimerase GalE, translated as MKILVTGGAGYIGSIVSEYLIEEGHEVIVIDNLSTGHAEAVDKRIMFHRIDLLDTEAVHSVLKEGVEAVCHFAAFSQVGESVVDPLKYWNNNMCGAVSLLSAMKDAGTRHFLFSSTAAVYGEPEVSRITEESRLLPVNTYGNTKLAIEKLLDDCRLGWGLDSLSLRYFNAAGASELHGEDHDPETHLIPLVLDAAYGRRGELTVFGNDYPTPDGTCVRDYIHVKDLASAHILGLGKLVEGYSGVLNLGNGRGFSVLEVINAASRVTGKDVPFKMGGRRPGDPAILVASSEKAEEILGWKKRYPEIDKIIEDADIWRKKYPAGYGSNRT; from the coding sequence ATGAAGATCCTGGTAACCGGAGGAGCTGGATATATCGGAAGTATCGTGTCTGAATATCTGATCGAGGAGGGGCATGAGGTCATAGTCATCGATAACCTTTCGACCGGCCATGCCGAAGCTGTCGATAAACGAATCATGTTTCACAGGATCGATCTGCTTGATACGGAAGCAGTCCATTCGGTCCTCAAGGAGGGGGTCGAAGCTGTCTGTCATTTCGCGGCCTTTTCCCAGGTCGGAGAATCAGTGGTCGATCCGCTGAAATACTGGAATAATAATATGTGCGGAGCGGTATCCCTTCTATCGGCAATGAAGGATGCTGGTACAAGACACTTTCTTTTTTCGTCGACCGCCGCGGTCTACGGTGAACCTGAAGTCTCCAGGATAACGGAAGAATCCCGTCTTCTCCCGGTAAATACTTATGGAAACACAAAACTTGCGATTGAAAAGCTGCTTGATGACTGTCGCCTCGGGTGGGGACTCGATTCCCTGTCACTCAGATATTTCAATGCTGCAGGAGCTTCAGAGCTGCATGGAGAAGACCACGATCCGGAAACGCATCTGATACCTCTTGTCCTCGATGCAGCGTACGGTCGGCGTGGCGAACTGACAGTTTTTGGTAATGACTACCCCACTCCGGACGGGACATGCGTCAGGGATTACATTCACGTGAAGGATCTCGCTTCAGCTCATATTCTCGGGCTCGGTAAGCTGGTAGAAGGATATTCCGGAGTCCTTAATCTGGGTAACGGAAGAGGGTTTTCTGTCCTCGAAGTGATAAACGCTGCTTCAAGGGTCACGGGAAAAGATGTGCCTTTCAAGATGGGAGGGAGAAGACCGGGCGATCCGGCGATCCTTGTCGCCTCATCGGAAAAAGCGGAAGAAATACTCGGGTGGAAAAAAAGATATCCGGAAATCGATAAGATCATTGAAGACGCTGATATTTGGAGAAAAAAATATCCCGCCGGATACGGCAGCAATCGGACCTGA
- a CDS encoding GAF domain-containing sensor histidine kinase, whose product MKIKLLQGVDDGDVMKKILLEMMDRTGAEFCAYYSGGKDPYLHILLASRELSARIPEIKAKLIKSHQMFSNGLTDNGECLEKIYLKSNDNNIAYLVGESKIKSYFLVPVMSDLHVAGTLFLGSIRDDAFVREDIEYFRDMADREDSRRPVVYRLGGQLGILDKLVRELTIPCALISHNGFILSSNSEFASLFDLGDEPAESIRSLDDKTLFHFSGIWNEFELIGADIKSRELCATESSDRCLSVDMIHLRELSKDVGGLLLVRDISGHKREELEREEILAVTAHELRTPMAALRNSLKIIADSQSGRYPGRDREEKEIKTEDRFIQTAIRTIDRLNLLVNGLVDSSSIRLNDHPVEAVLTDTKSFLEEASRIFLSSMEKKGISFSIDVEEKVKTLVFDPMMIEQVIQNLLSNSLKYVPSGGSVSIRVRSVEKDNERFDCGLIDRPGYAEIRMIDTGPGIPEEVILELNRENIDGYGKRSPVRGLGLYIARRIISRHGGSLRFEDLESDGSTISMTIPADRKTGEAVRSINAARSQIDESISRGYHPVVYYMYKETDECWFDLTDLMTIQPDIYPVQGNINDRGLFLWPVDRNTALAMTLNGNSQDDPLFFIPGSKGGLRIIDDGVAGRVRIGWSVFPVDGLKSDDLINNAVKVKVHEVAEID is encoded by the coding sequence ATGAAAATAAAGCTACTTCAGGGCGTCGATGACGGCGATGTCATGAAGAAGATACTGTTAGAGATGATGGACAGAACAGGTGCTGAATTCTGCGCTTATTACAGCGGTGGGAAAGATCCATACCTGCATATCCTTCTTGCCAGCAGAGAATTGTCCGCAAGGATCCCTGAAATCAAGGCAAAACTGATCAAGAGTCATCAGATGTTCTCCAACGGTTTGACGGACAACGGAGAATGCCTCGAAAAGATATATCTTAAAAGTAATGACAATAATATCGCTTATCTGGTGGGAGAATCGAAGATAAAGAGTTATTTCCTTGTTCCCGTGATGTCAGACCTACATGTCGCCGGTACTCTTTTCTTAGGCAGCATAAGAGATGACGCTTTCGTAAGGGAAGATATCGAGTACTTCAGGGATATGGCTGACAGGGAGGATTCCCGAAGGCCTGTCGTCTACAGACTTGGAGGACAGCTTGGCATCCTCGACAAACTTGTCCGCGAACTGACTATCCCTTGCGCGTTGATATCCCACAATGGATTTATTCTCAGTTCAAACAGCGAATTCGCGTCATTGTTCGATCTTGGCGACGAACCGGCTGAATCGATCAGATCGCTGGATGACAAGACTCTATTTCATTTCAGCGGTATCTGGAATGAGTTCGAACTTATAGGCGCCGATATCAAGAGCAGGGAACTGTGCGCCACGGAATCAAGCGACAGATGCCTATCAGTCGATATGATCCATTTGCGCGAACTGTCAAAGGATGTCGGAGGGCTTCTGCTGGTCCGGGATATATCAGGGCATAAGAGAGAAGAACTCGAAAGAGAGGAAATACTGGCAGTCACTGCTCATGAATTGAGAACGCCGATGGCGGCTCTGAGAAACTCCTTGAAGATAATCGCTGACAGCCAGTCAGGCAGATATCCCGGCCGTGACAGGGAAGAGAAGGAAATCAAAACTGAAGACCGGTTCATCCAGACAGCGATCCGTACTATCGACCGGCTTAATCTGCTGGTAAACGGGCTTGTAGATTCATCATCGATCAGGTTGAATGATCACCCGGTCGAAGCAGTCCTGACCGATACGAAGAGTTTTCTCGAAGAAGCAAGCAGGATATTCTTATCCTCAATGGAAAAGAAGGGTATCAGTTTCTCGATAGATGTAGAGGAGAAGGTGAAAACTTTGGTCTTCGACCCGATGATGATCGAACAGGTCATTCAGAATCTCCTTTCGAATTCACTTAAATACGTTCCCTCGGGCGGATCTGTCAGCATCAGGGTCAGGTCGGTAGAAAAGGATAACGAACGTTTCGATTGCGGGCTTATCGATCGACCGGGTTATGCCGAGATAAGGATGATCGATACAGGTCCTGGAATACCTGAAGAGGTAATACTCGAGTTGAACCGTGAAAATATAGACGGGTACGGGAAAAGAAGCCCCGTGCGCGGCCTGGGATTGTATATAGCCAGGAGGATCATTTCCAGACATGGAGGAAGCCTGCGTTTTGAGGATCTTGAAAGCGACGGCAGCACGATCAGCATGACGATCCCAGCCGACCGGAAGACCGGTGAAGCTGTAAGATCGATAAACGCGGCACGTTCACAGATCGATGAAAGTATCTCAAGGGGATATCATCCGGTGGTCTACTATATGTACAAGGAAACAGATGAATGCTGGTTCGATCTTACCGATCTGATGACAATACAACCGGATATCTATCCGGTACAGGGGAATATCAACGACAGGGGTCTCTTCCTGTGGCCTGTCGATCGGAATACGGCACTGGCTATGACACTCAACGGAAACTCCCAGGACGATCCGCTTTTCTTCATACCGGGAAGTAAAGGAGGATTGCGGATCATCGATGACGGAGTAGCGGGTAGAGTGAGGATCGGGTGGTCGGTCTTTCCGGTTGACGGGTTGAAGTCGGATGATCTGATCAATAACGCCGTAAAAGTAAAGGTTCATGAAGTCGCCGAAATCGATTAG
- a CDS encoding response regulator: protein MDQYRILIVEDDEDIVETVKYSLELRGFNVDVAYDGLHALRKAHRNEYDLMLLDIMLPGKNGYEVSRILKQEMDAGKIKPFRILVLTARKVDSPEREDFLATWSNADEYMYKPFELDDLMERIAYHLGKNKEEVRLA, encoded by the coding sequence ATGGATCAATACAGGATCCTGATCGTAGAGGATGATGAAGATATAGTCGAGACTGTCAAATACAGTCTGGAACTGAGAGGTTTTAATGTCGATGTGGCATATGACGGGCTTCATGCCTTGCGCAAAGCTCACAGGAACGAATATGATCTTATGCTGCTCGATATTATGCTGCCCGGGAAAAATGGTTATGAGGTCTCGCGCATACTAAAACAGGAAATGGACGCGGGCAAGATCAAGCCGTTCAGGATCCTCGTCCTTACCGCGCGAAAAGTCGACAGTCCTGAAAGAGAAGATTTTCTCGCCACCTGGTCGAACGCCGACGAATACATGTACAAACCGTTCGAACTCGATGATCTCATGGAGAGGATCGCCTATCATCTCGGTAAAAACAAGGAAGAGGTCAGGTTGGCCTGA
- a CDS encoding PAS domain S-box protein: MQPSEYLASVLDSSPVALVSLDTKMRILLFNQAARAMTGFTDIDMVGRRITRIFPFEKIRKIIRALRKDENFLSNGYVTKLIGAQGREIPVRIKISPVRDGKNELIGMLILAFDLREIKVMQSKLIEAERLAAITETAISVNHEINNPLCSILGNTQLMLMQRDNLDPNIVNKLHSIEKQISRIQEIAKQLGKITNPVLKEYIGGKKMLDVKHSGKKRIRQPVNK, translated from the coding sequence ATGCAGCCGAGTGAATATTTAGCCAGCGTACTCGACAGTTCCCCTGTTGCTCTCGTATCGTTAGATACGAAGATGAGGATATTGCTGTTCAATCAAGCCGCGCGGGCCATGACGGGATTTACGGACATCGATATGGTCGGCCGGCGCATAACGAGGATCTTTCCATTTGAAAAAATCAGGAAGATAATCAGGGCACTCAGAAAGGACGAGAATTTTTTATCAAATGGATATGTAACGAAACTGATCGGAGCCCAGGGTCGGGAGATCCCCGTGCGGATCAAGATCTCTCCGGTCAGGGACGGTAAAAACGAGCTTATCGGCATGCTGATACTTGCTTTCGACCTCAGAGAGATCAAGGTGATGCAGTCGAAACTGATAGAAGCGGAAAGACTCGCCGCGATAACCGAAACAGCCATAAGCGTCAATCATGAGATCAATAATCCCCTTTGTTCGATTCTTGGAAATACGCAGCTGATGTTGATGCAGAGGGACAATCTTGATCCTAACATCGTCAACAAACTGCACAGTATAGAGAAGCAGATATCGAGGATCCAGGAAATAGCGAAACAGCTTGGCAAGATAACGAATCCTGTCCTTAAGGAATATATCGGCGGCAAAAAGATGCTCGATGTGAAGCATTCCGGGAAAAAAAGAATCAGGCAGCCCGTCAATAAATAA